A genome region from Trichosurus vulpecula isolate mTriVul1 chromosome 5, mTriVul1.pri, whole genome shotgun sequence includes the following:
- the LOC118851711 gene encoding 40S ribosomal protein S24-like, giving the protein MNDTVTIRTRKFMANRLLQRKQMVIDVLYPGKATVPKTEIREKLAKMRKTTPDVIFVFGFRTHFGGGKTTGFGMIYDSFDYAKKNEPKHRLARHGLYEKKKTSRKQ; this is encoded by the coding sequence ATGAATGACACTGTAACCATCAGAACCAGGAAGTTCATGGCAAACAGACTTCTTCAGCGTAAACAGATGGTTATAGATGTCCTTTATCCTGGAAAGGCGACAGTGCCCAAGACTGAAATTCGAGAAAAACTGGCCAAGATGCGCAAGACCACTCCAGacgtcatttttgtctttggattcagAACCCATTTTGGTGGAGGCAAAACAACAGGCTTTGGCATGATTTATGATTCCTTTGactatgcaaagaaaaatgagcCAAAGCACAGACTTGCAAGGCATGGCCtttatgagaagaaaaagacatcaaGAAAGCAGTGA